The sequence TATGGTTAATGTGATCTCCAACAGTTCGATCACCATCATTTAAGGCCCTCGTCTCATTCAAAAACTGACGTAAATCTCCCTTGTATTTCGCACCACCAATTTGTTCTTGACGAGGTTGCTCTTCATCAATCTGAGCATCCTCATCACGATTTTTTTTCTGAAGTCTTCGAAACGTAGTTTCATCATGGCCTTGATGCttacaacaattacaatacagtGGTAAATTATCGTAAacgatttcttgaaaaacctccaGTACTTTTCCAGAAATTGTATCCACACTTTGCAACCTTACGCGATTAGGATGTTTGTCAAGCAAGTCTAAGATCACCTTCACCCTAGCAGTGCTAGGTCTAGACTTAGTTTGTGTTGCCTTATCAATGGCAATTGGTTTTCCTACAGCAGATGCTATAGAAACAATGAAGGCATCGCAAATAAATCTGGTGACAAATTCGGCAACGATATCCAAACCACTGCTTTTGTTGTTTCCTCCTTTGGGTTATAACCAATCGTCCATGGAAATACACGATATTGAAGCTGAACACCCTTATACAGCAGATAATTAACAGAATGAGCTAAAGAACTTACATAATCATCATAACGATCAAACCTTAGCAGTAATTGTCTTGGTGCGATTAAACCGATGATACATCGACCTTTAACACCTAAGTGTTTGGGCAGTAATTCTCGTTGCTCATTGAGTTCTAGTGCTCCTGGAGATACTTTCATCACTACTGATTGATGCAAGCCTTCCTCCACAGCAAACTGTTGTCGTTCTTCTAAGGAAAACATTACAGTTGGCTCTCCATGGATGAACTGGACTGGTTTAAGTTTTGGAGTTGTGCGAGGTATGGGGTCTATTTTAGTTGCGATTTGCTGAGCATATGTGGGTTTTATTGGTGGCTCTCCCACAGCCAAAGGCTGGGGAGAGACGACAACATCCATGGCTGCTCAAAACGTCACCATATCATTGACGTGAAAAActgaaaataacaacaaaatctAGAAAATTCTGCTTGCTACAGTAAATCGCGAAATAGAATTTAAGATCTAGAAAAATAGGTTATGAATATGAGGATGAAACCAGTTGGGGATTGTTCTCTAAGAGAAGGGGGTTCTTTTAAGACCAATCTTGTGATATTACCTTGCCGGATGTCGGAGTTATGGCTTGGTGAATAGTGACAGAATTACTATTCACCTTCTtcctagagagaaggaggaggattttttgttttgtaatccTTTTCTAATCATTAGATTTTGATCTAACATTTGCAATAATTTACAAAAATTTAGACCGTGATTTAATATTTtctcatcaaaattttattttattttttaaaaaaatagatcgTGGTCTAAAATATATTATCTCCGTTCACTTTTAGTTGCCCATTTTTGActttgcaacaacaacaacaacatacccgaTATAATTCCACAAGTGGAGTTTGTGGAAAGTAGTGTATctacagaccttacccctacttggAGAGGTGAGAGGTTGTTTCCagtagaccctcgactcaagaaaagGTGGAAAGAAGAGGGAGACAAAAGAcgataaataaaaagggaaaaaaaatagCATCAAATAATAACAATGAGGGAGCAACAATTTCTAGTAAAAGGAGAGAAAAAGTAGCATCAAATAGAAACAATCAGGGAGCAATAATTTCCAGTAGCAATTTTCAATAATAATGGACGCGGTTGCTAAGTACCAGATATAATAACAAACTAGAAGAAAATATCTTTCAACCAGCAACAAGAATATTACTAGTACTACTGGTAAACCTAGGAGAAACTCACAACTACCTGTTAATCCACCACCTTAATcatcgacctccacaccttcctatcgctAGTCGCGTCCTTGGTTAGGTGATGCACCGACATGTCctacctaatcacctctccccaataatTCTTTGTCCTATCCCTGCCCTCCCTCAAGCCCGccatggtcaacctctcacacctcctgagCAGGGCATATATGTctctctgtcacgaccccaaaccagacccgatcgtgatggtgcctctcgtgaagacaaggtcagtcGACACAATCCCAATATTCATTTCAAAaattttaataagtcaatttaagtcatttataagaaTAAATCCCCAACAAGTATAAATTTAGCGAAATAGAACAAGTGCGGAAATAGATACAGCCCGACATCAGGgcgtcacaagtcacgagcatctactaaggtctaaaatatAACGGAAATtctgaaaatgtactaaatacagtctaatgacatcaagagggagaaaagcagtgttgcggACATCAGCGGCTACCTCGCTAAACTCCAATGACTCTGTCTCTGATCAACCAATACTCGCTATTGGGtgtagaaatacctgaatctgcacacaagacTGAGCGATAAAAAATCCCGTAAAGCAcatcaacatgttgtatagaagcagtataaaacaagtaagaaagcaatgaatctgtgaaatctcttaaaatatcttagctcagtttaaacttctttaaaatacTATTttacagttaaacaagtaaatgaaaagcaactagaacagataagcacagaaaaaaCTGCCCCTTAGGCACAAATACCAACagaaacagcccctcgggcaacaacatagaacaataccatgcccctcgggctatatctcacatcacaatgggtacccgcgctcactaggggtgtgcagactcctggaggggtcccttacagcccaagcgcaatatcaagccatctcgtggcatcatcaataggctctcggcctcatatcaacaagtcacctcatgacgtacaaatctcaggccatcggcttcataatcataatcagtgtttcatcacaacataggccattagccttactcagtcagaatctcacagccactcgggcaatagtaaaacatggtgctcagcccaaaatatcatttaagtgttaaagtagagtaaacattgttgagttatgaaaacagtagaatatagcatgactgagttccaCCATAAAGTCAAAACCATgaggaaatataaataaaaatcacctaagggttcaaatagttggcacaaggcccaagtacgacattcagcccaaaacatgatgatatcaaatagtttttagtcaaatacgtggtaaaatagtcattcgcgACGGACTAAGTAACAATCCCCAACaatacacgaccccacgctcgtcatctagcgtgtgcgtcacctcaatatagcacaacgatgtgcaaatccagggtttcataccctcaggataacatttgcaatcattactcacctcgatacggtccaaactctagtacgcgatgcctttgccctcacgaatcgacctccggatgctccaaatctactcacaatcagtacataaccattaaaatatgctacgggaacaaagcccactcgaaaatattcaatttatatcaaaaatttcaaaattgctcaaacccgggccccaagcccacatctcagaatccaataaaaattacatcaatagaatccttatgcTCTCATGagtttatacataccaagaacataaAAATGggacctcaattgcccattcaaatccccaaaagaattctcaaacttttcttccatttttcccaattttcactctaatttctcaaattaaatgataaaattcaagactaaatcatggaattaaaccaaatatgagtgaagaatacttactcCCATAGCTCCACTGAAGATcccctcaaatttcaccttctcccgagctctccaatgACTTTTATTAAATTGGACATAAACCCTCGTTTTCAAAATATAATCTGACTGCCCAGGTATtgcttcatcgcgaatgcggcaTATCCCTCACGTTGGCGAAGCACACCGCTTCACAGGCTGAAATTCCTTCTACGCTAatgcgagacctctctcgcgaacgcaatgtACAAAACACTCTACACTTCGCGATCACGACcgctactacgcgaacgcgtagaacaaatgcACTGGGGAcccagctactcctcttcctctatgcgaacacgacctaagcatcgtgaacgcgatgaccaTAGACTTCTCACCGTCGCTATCTAGGgaccatcttcgcgaacgcgaaggccaactcCACAGCCTTACaccttaacccttcgcgaacacgggacaTGCATTGCGAACGTGAAGGTCAAAAACCTACAACACTAACAACTTAAATTCTGCAATTTTTCACAACGtgaaatgatccgattgaccacccgaaactcacccgagtccctcgagacctcaaccaaacatgccaacatatctcataacatcattcaaacttgttctaaccttcagaacactcaaaataatatcaaaataccaaattgcatcggattcaagcctaagaattccaagaatcttctaaattacgcttttgatcaaaaatccaaccaaaccacgtccgaatgacgtgaaattttacacacacatcccaaatgacacaacggaactactgcaactcctgaaattccattccgacctctatattaaaatctcacctatcaatcggaaaacgccaaaatctcaattttgttAATTCAAACCTAAACCTTTCACGGACCTCcgaaatgcattccgatcatgcttctaagtcccaaatcacctaatggagctaacaaaatcataaaaattctgatcttacatcatataccaacaagtcaaatcttggtcaaacctttcaaatttcaagcttcatactgagaactgttcttccaaattcactCCGATTACCCTAAAAATCCAAACCGACAAttaacataagtcataatatatcacacggggctagtcatgctcgagaaatagcgagcaaagtgcaaaagctcaaaacgaccggtcgggtcgttacactctcatcctcacatgccCACACCATCGCAACGTTGATTCCCACAACTTGTAATCCACAGATGCAACTcccaccttgtccctaataatttcattcctaatcttgtcttTCATGGTATGTCTACACattcatctcaacatcctcatttcagttATGCTCATCTTTTGGACATGGAATTTCTTAACGAGCCAACATTCAGCTCCATACAACATAACAGGTCTAACCACCACCATGTAAAATTTGCCCTTAAGTCTGAGCGGTACATTCTTATCGCATAAAACCCCCGAAGCTAGCCTCCATCTCATCCAATCCGCTCTAATGTGTTGagtaacatcctcgtcaatctccctgtTGCCTTGAATTATAGActcaagatacttgaaactatatcttttgggaatgacttgagtttcAATACTTGCTTCCACTTCTTCTTCATATCTCTcatcactgaacttgcactccaagtattcagtTTCcgacctactcaacttgaaatttTTGGACTCCAACGCCTGTCTCCAAACTTCCAACATAATGCTAACATCCCAGCGcatctcgtcaatcagtactatGTCATTagtaaataacatacaccatgacacCTTCCTTTGCATGTGTCGTGTCAACACATCCAACGCTGCAACAAACAAAAACGAGCTAAGGGTTGATCCCTAATGCAACCCTATCTCCATAGGGAAATGTTGCGAGTCTCCTCCCGCCAtcctcacccgagtcttagcaccttcgtacatgtccttaatcaccctattGTACGCTATCAGTACGGGACTCCGCTAATTAACCTCCAAACATCTCTATAGCACTTCCATCAGGACTTTGTCATAAGTCTTCTCAAGGTTAATGaataccatatgcaagtccttttAGTTTTGCACTCCCTTTAAAAATAATTAGTATCCGTACCCGTGCATTGCGCGGAAAAtatcaaatataaatttttataagaaaatattacatgaAAAATATGGAACACAAAGAAGCATGCAAatgatattattttttaaacatGTAATGCACTAAATATTCCTAAATTGAAGTCATGCAAAAACACAGTTATCCATTTTAATAAACAGCTATCaaggaagaaaataaaacattAGATTATTGGCTACATGTATTAGCATTGTTTGAGAAAGGCAACAAATAGCTGCTTAAGATTACTTGATGAGAATTAAGATTGTTTGATGAGACCTTTGTAATAAAGAGATTGAAATTAGGCAAACTACAAAATAAATTAGGCAATTACATAATTTCCAATACCATTAAAAGGGTGAAATACAACAGAATTGCACAAGGTACACAGGCGTGCAATCATATCATATCAACTTTTTGTTGTTGTCTCTAACTTGTATTCTACATGATGGATAAAATCAATGTctcagaaaaataatatattattttatggaATGTCTACATATTTATCAGACGATAATTCGTGACTAAAAGTTAGGGATGGCCTCGTCTTGTTGCAAACTTCAGTTAACTTTTACGAAAATTGATAATTCTATTTTACATTGCATTATTGTCAGTAATTCAATGGTATATATTTCTCTCAATTAACTGTAGAAACCTACATTACAGAAGAGAAAGCTGAGTATTCATGGAGGATGCATTGTCAAGTTAAAGACAACATATAGAGAACTGAAGTGAGGTAGCTAgtttaacttcacaaaaaaatttaagatttattTCAATATCTTCTTCTATTGAGCTACCCATGTAGCTTTCTTTGCGCCTTTTTAATGGAATTTAAAGTAGTTGAAGGATCAAACTCTTGCACAACTTTTTTAGGTAAGAGAATATTTACCAACGAAGACTAATCAGTATAAATTTGCGGATGATAGAAATTAAACTCCTGCTTATTCATGAAGTCCACATATCAAAACATGAACAAAACTTTTCaaggaagaaaaataaagaagtttAATAGAATCTTCAAGCAATTGGAAAGTAAAAGCGCATAAACGAAATGTACCATATAAGCTTGTGAGGGCAAAGTTGTCATGAAAACAAACTTGCATTTACAATCAGCATTATATGGACAATAAGAGCATAAGTTATAGAAAGAGATGGTAATGGTAGAGACCTGAAAGACACGCTTAAACTAAACCAATTGCATCGCCATCATTCGCTGCAAAGAGAAACATCAAAGTCAAATTAAGACTTCTAAACATCCCGTAAACTCCTTAGGATATATGAACATATAAAAAAACTCACTTGAATAGTTTTTCTGGTACTTAAAAGGATATGCCTCAACCCATAAAGTGCCACCCCGCATGACTAAACAGAGGCCGGCTGAAAATGATAACAAATATTTTTTTAGCTTCCTAATAATAACGATTAGTAAAAAGCTTAATTCTTTAAGCAATGAAGGGTAGAGTGTAATAAGAAaatgtgattatttatgtaaATGTGGAATTATCACCAGTAACTCCGGAAAAACTATGCACTGATTGCCTCTACTCGTGGAGTTTGAATAGCTTGTATTTTGAGCAGCAACTACCATTTCTTTACAAAACCTAAGATTATGCAGCAACTTTTGAGTGAAATCTGACCTGGTTGACATTTTTTCTAAATGTAGAACTGGATTTTTTTTGATTAAATTTGTATAATAAAACTGCAAAATCAATATAAGAAAATATACTTAAAAAAGAATATTCTTAGATTGTTCAAATCATGATAGAGCGTCAATTAATCATTCTTGGAcaagagaaaagagaagaaaatcagAAGTTCAATAAAGCATGAATTATTGTCTGATAGATTAATAACTCTTAGTTGTATATTGAAAAAGCATCTATTTGTGATTCTTTAATATGAAATTTTCTCTTTGAACTATGTATACTACTAGCTCTCTTCCGCACCAGGCAAGTAATCAAACTACGTACTAATTCCTTGTCACGGTGTAATTATCATAGAGTTCAACACATTTCAATCAAAAAAATCCAAGTTATCACGTCATTACTAAATTGAGGTAGTGGATAACCTTGATTCTATTTGTCCTCATGCACAATTCAATCATGAGATCTTAAAATGTAAAATATAGAAAATCATGCATTGCCGTTTCATTGATTTACTTCTACTCATGGATTATGATAAGCATGAATTTTGAGCAGCAACCACCATTTCTTTACGATGCCTAAGATGATGCAGCATCTTCTATGCAAAATCCGACTTGTCTGATATTTTTTTCTGAATGTGGAACTGAATTTTTGGATTAAACTTCCAAAAGGAAAATGCAAAATCAATAAAAGCTAATAtatgtaaaaaaatatttatggaAAGTTTCTTTtttggagaaaaagaaaaaacttactCATGCTCATTTTTACACCACAATCCAAATCGATAAACTGATTGAACGTTTCcttcatatatgcatctattactATGTATTCTCAGTTCTCGTATCAATCCATCATTGATAAACTAATACAATTTTATGTAAACATTGAGTGTGCAtatgttttttctcttttttattctattatctgcgtacacactactctccccagatcATACAGTGTGGGATAagactgggtatgttgttgttgttgttgtattctatTAGCTACTTTGGTTATCTTAAAGGTGGTCTCTAGTATGGGCATAAcatagtttaggcctaatatattATAAGCTAGAAGACTAATGTTGATTTTTTTGTGCTTTTCAATAGCTGAAATATTAGGAGAATCTGCAGCTAAAGCTTGTTATACTTTAAGCGTATACACACTTACAGTAGTTTTATGGACTCTCATGCTATTATTACTTTTGTAGTAAGTTTAATAAGCATAGTAGCACCTAGGTGTGAGATAAGACATGTTCTAAGAAATATTCATCTTTCTTAATTCATCTTTTAAAGTTACTTGGAACTGTTTACTGAAAGAGTCAGTAAGTACTGATTTAAGAGTCAATTTCTTAAAGATGAATGTGGATCAATATTTACGCTATTTTCATGGTAGAAAGAACATGCTGAAATAATAAAGTCTTCCCTTTCAAAACCTACTTTGCAAAGGTTGTCGAAATCCTGTTAAACTTTAGGCGCATACAAATGTAGAAGTTTTCCTACAGGTGAACTATTATGACTGAACatgatatgataataaaatataagTGTTCGAACATAATGGCAGATTTGATAGAAAAAAATTTCGCAATTGCTTCACCTAATTAATACATTTATCTAATATTTTGGCAATAAAGCATAACCAACAACATAAACAAAAGAAATGAACAAACTCACGAAATCCCACTTTCAGA is a genomic window of Nicotiana tabacum cultivar K326 chromosome 16, ASM71507v2, whole genome shotgun sequence containing:
- the LOC107822496 gene encoding uncharacterized protein LOC107822496; the protein is MRWDVSIMLEVWRQALESKNFKLSRSETEYLECKFSDERYEEEVEASIETQVIPKRYSFKYLESIIQGNREIDEDVTQHIRADWMRWRLASGVLCDKNVPLRLKGKFYMVVVRPVMLYGAECWLVKKFHVQKMSITEMRMLR